The following proteins are encoded in a genomic region of Paraburkholderia sp. BL23I1N1:
- a CDS encoding MFS transporter, whose translation MSNPSATSSRMSAPEMRATVSLAAIFALRMLGLFMIMPVFSIYAKTIPGGDNVLLVGIALGAYGVTQSMLYIFYGWVSDKIGRKPVIATGLLIFALGSFVAAGAHDMTWIIVGRVIQGMGAVSSAVIAFIADLTAEEHRTKAMAMVGGSIGVSFAVAIVGAPIVFQWVGMSGLFTLVGIFSILAVGLVLWVVPDAPKPVHVRAPFAEVLHNVELLRLNFGVLVLHATQTALFLVVPRILEAGGLPVASHWKVYLPVMGLSFVMMVPAIIAAEKRGKMKIVLLSAIGLILIGQLLLGVAPHTILSVAAILFVYFLGFNILEASQPSLVSKLAPGTRKGAAAGVYNTTQSIGLALGGVIGGWLLKVDGQSAVFFTCSGLVLCWLIIAAQMKQPPRKA comes from the coding sequence ATGTCCAATCCGTCCGCTACATCCTCACGCATGAGCGCGCCTGAAATGCGCGCGACCGTGTCGCTTGCCGCCATCTTCGCGCTGCGCATGCTCGGCCTGTTCATGATCATGCCGGTGTTCTCGATCTACGCGAAGACCATTCCGGGCGGCGATAACGTGCTGCTGGTGGGTATCGCGCTCGGCGCCTACGGCGTGACGCAGTCCATGCTGTACATCTTTTACGGCTGGGTCTCCGACAAAATCGGCCGCAAACCGGTCATTGCGACCGGCCTCCTGATCTTCGCGCTCGGCAGTTTCGTCGCGGCGGGCGCGCACGACATGACGTGGATCATTGTCGGCCGGGTGATTCAGGGCATGGGTGCGGTGTCGTCCGCGGTGATTGCGTTTATCGCCGACCTCACCGCCGAAGAGCATCGCACCAAGGCGATGGCGATGGTTGGCGGCAGTATCGGCGTTTCATTCGCGGTGGCGATCGTCGGCGCGCCGATCGTATTCCAGTGGGTCGGCATGAGCGGCCTGTTCACGCTGGTTGGCATTTTCTCGATTCTGGCGGTTGGCCTCGTGCTGTGGGTCGTGCCCGATGCGCCGAAGCCCGTGCATGTGCGCGCGCCGTTCGCCGAAGTGCTGCACAACGTCGAACTGCTGCGCCTGAATTTCGGCGTGCTCGTGCTGCATGCCACGCAAACCGCCTTGTTCCTCGTTGTACCGCGTATTCTCGAAGCTGGCGGCCTGCCGGTCGCGTCGCACTGGAAGGTGTATTTGCCGGTGATGGGCCTCTCGTTCGTGATGATGGTTCCGGCGATCATCGCCGCGGAAAAACGCGGGAAAATGAAAATCGTGTTGCTGTCGGCGATCGGTCTTATCCTGATCGGACAGTTGTTGTTGGGCGTCGCACCGCATACGATTCTGAGTGTGGCGGCGATCCTTTTTGTCTACTTTCTTGGCTTCAATATTCTTGAAGCATCGCAGCCTTCGCTGGTGTCGAAACTGGCGCCGGGAACCCGCAAGGGCGCGGCGGCCGGCGTGTACAACACCACCCAGTCGATCGGTCTTGCGCTGGGCGGTGTGATCGGCGGCTGGCTGCTGAAAGTGGACGGTCAGAGCGCCGTTTTCTTTACTTGTTCGGGGCTTGTTTTGTGCTGGCTTATAATCGCCGCACAGATGAAACAGCCGCCGCGCAAGGCGTAA
- a CDS encoding single-stranded DNA-binding protein codes for MASVNKVILVGNLGADPEVRYLPSGDAVANIRLATTDRYKDKASGEMKEATEWHRVSFFGRLAEIVSEYLKKGSSVYLEGRIRTRKWQAQDGTDRYSTEIVAEQMQMLGGRGGSMGGGGDEGGYSRGEPSERSGGGGGRAVSGGGASRGGSGGGGGSSRPSAPAGGGFDEMDDDIPF; via the coding sequence ATGGCATCCGTGAACAAGGTTATTCTCGTCGGCAATCTCGGAGCCGATCCGGAAGTCCGTTATCTTCCGAGCGGCGATGCAGTGGCGAACATCCGCCTTGCAACGACGGATCGGTACAAGGACAAGGCGTCCGGCGAAATGAAGGAAGCAACGGAATGGCACCGTGTGTCGTTCTTCGGCCGGCTTGCTGAAATCGTGTCCGAGTATCTGAAGAAAGGCTCGTCGGTGTACCTGGAAGGGCGCATCCGCACCCGCAAGTGGCAGGCTCAGGACGGCACCGACCGTTACTCGACCGAAATCGTCGCCGAGCAGATGCAAATGCTGGGTGGCCGTGGCGGTTCGATGGGCGGTGGTGGCGACGAAGGCGGTTACAGCCGCGGTGAGCCGTCGGAACGTAGCGGCGGCGGTGGCGGCCGTGCGGTCTCGGGCGGCGGCGCGTCGCGTGGCGGCAGCGGTGGTGGTGGTGGTTCGAGCCGTCCGAGCGCACCGGCCGGCGGTGGCTTTGATGAAATGGACGACGATATTCCGTTCTAA
- a CDS encoding site-specific integrase translates to MYPYSIREIRLESGERFPLLVYSDPLGLPVPGATEFGLVKLRARGLKRSSIRQRTDALGWILYFLDSKKIDLVKKAADGFFLSLNELVALADHCRARRKPAKGLLVISVTQAAVHYSLALDYIEWVSEPVIARMTDPRRRESANIALARFHKRAKSVAPKPRGQDSHINGERHGLEENARTLFLKVIQPGDPGNPFSARYQVRNYALLLLAFRLGARSGEIRGLKKFDLNLDSVPAQLTIMPRYHDADDKRLDPAAAKTNGRYLEFHSELKDALENWLHDRKSRATWPRAHRNPYVFVNRFGDAIEGRGYRKVIETLRLAHPELEGLCHHMLRHDWNERWVQMVDDDGVEFAKAETEQKYAMGWSPNSKMPLRYGRRATAKASNKRILKLQKGNGAHDE, encoded by the coding sequence TTGTATCCCTATTCGATTCGTGAAATTCGCCTTGAGAGCGGCGAGCGTTTTCCGCTGCTGGTCTACAGCGATCCTCTAGGTCTGCCGGTCCCCGGGGCCACGGAGTTCGGCCTTGTCAAACTGCGCGCGCGCGGCCTCAAGCGATCAAGCATCCGCCAACGTACCGATGCGCTTGGCTGGATCTTGTATTTCCTTGATTCGAAGAAGATCGATCTCGTCAAGAAAGCGGCGGACGGCTTCTTTCTTTCTCTCAATGAACTGGTAGCACTTGCGGATCACTGCCGCGCACGGCGAAAGCCCGCGAAGGGACTCTTGGTGATCAGCGTCACCCAGGCCGCAGTTCATTATTCGCTGGCGCTCGATTACATCGAGTGGGTATCGGAGCCTGTCATCGCACGGATGACGGATCCGCGTCGGCGTGAGTCCGCAAACATCGCTTTGGCGCGTTTCCATAAGCGCGCGAAGTCGGTTGCTCCGAAGCCAAGAGGACAGGACTCTCATATTAACGGCGAGCGGCATGGTCTTGAGGAGAATGCGCGCACCCTATTCCTCAAAGTGATCCAGCCTGGAGATCCGGGCAACCCCTTCTCTGCTCGGTATCAGGTGCGCAACTACGCTTTGCTGTTACTCGCCTTCAGGCTTGGAGCGAGATCAGGCGAAATTCGCGGACTGAAAAAGTTTGATCTGAATCTCGACAGTGTCCCCGCCCAACTGACCATCATGCCGCGCTATCACGACGCTGACGATAAGCGACTTGATCCCGCTGCGGCAAAGACCAACGGTAGATATCTGGAATTCCATTCCGAGCTGAAGGACGCGTTGGAGAATTGGCTACATGACAGAAAGAGCAGGGCCACGTGGCCTCGTGCGCATCGTAACCCGTACGTTTTTGTCAATCGCTTTGGCGATGCAATCGAGGGGCGCGGATATCGAAAGGTGATTGAGACGCTGAGACTGGCGCATCCGGAGCTTGAGGGGCTGTGTCACCACATGCTTCGACATGACTGGAACGAGCGTTGGGTGCAGATGGTTGACGATGACGGTGTGGAGTTCGCGAAGGCCGAGACGGAGCAGAAGTACGCAATGGGATGGTCACCGAACTCGAAGATGCCGTTGCGATACGGTCGACGGGCGACGGCCAAGGCGTCGAACAAGAGAATTCTTAAATTGCAGAAAGGAAACGGTGCGCACGATGAATAG
- a CDS encoding site-specific integrase encodes MNSLAQSTTSELPGPIDVAGHDNDVEGTLSLPQFSGDVWRLDAQTIINWNLLAPAGPTVVTALRKFVAYVFVNRSAATARGYFRSLCLIFKEATAINIDASDLGAYDITLFHQLRIQMSSKYAVSTIAWSLHAFRSWYVWCTEAEIDGFDFDIAVVLDSLVIGGGPKGEAVLGHDPNVGPLHPAEFDRLFLALRKATQDEAIQDQDLAVAWLFVAFGCNPKNLYLLHDEDLLKTKMADGTTEYELRIPRIKKPGVAERSQFRTRPLRLDIGILLERVVRWNAGARALVQAAALERQFTTPMFRRGESREELIGTQFETQAYRWRTVDFNRALARVVRKLNLTSNNGEPLMLTPRRLRYTFATRLVQDGASPAILADALDHTDLQHVMVYYNARSDIVVKLDLHVAMKLAPYAQSFMGVVVQREADATRGSDPASRVKHFDKDHGKLSDLGSCGSFGFCGLAAPIACYTCARFQAWLEAPHEEVLNALLADRDAHLQRGADPKMTQARDLTITAVATVVQLCKRMKEADTNA; translated from the coding sequence ATGAATAGCCTTGCACAGAGTACTACGAGTGAACTACCGGGTCCTATCGACGTTGCGGGCCACGATAACGATGTTGAGGGAACGTTATCGTTACCACAGTTTTCTGGAGACGTATGGCGGCTTGACGCCCAAACGATCATCAACTGGAATTTGCTTGCGCCTGCCGGGCCGACAGTCGTCACTGCCTTGCGCAAGTTCGTTGCGTATGTATTCGTCAACCGGTCTGCAGCTACCGCCAGAGGATACTTCAGGAGCCTGTGCTTAATCTTCAAAGAAGCAACTGCGATAAACATAGACGCCTCTGACTTGGGAGCGTATGACATTACCCTGTTTCATCAACTTCGAATTCAGATGTCTTCGAAATATGCCGTCTCGACCATCGCGTGGTCGTTACACGCCTTTCGATCGTGGTACGTGTGGTGTACTGAGGCGGAAATCGATGGTTTTGACTTTGATATAGCCGTTGTTCTCGACAGTCTCGTGATCGGAGGTGGCCCAAAGGGTGAGGCTGTTCTCGGACACGACCCGAACGTCGGGCCATTGCATCCTGCCGAATTTGACCGCCTTTTCTTGGCGCTGCGGAAAGCGACACAAGACGAAGCAATACAGGATCAGGATCTTGCCGTAGCGTGGCTCTTTGTTGCTTTTGGGTGTAATCCCAAGAATCTTTATTTGCTCCACGACGAAGATTTGCTCAAAACGAAGATGGCTGACGGAACTACGGAATACGAATTGCGTATTCCACGTATCAAGAAGCCGGGGGTCGCCGAACGCAGCCAGTTCCGCACGAGACCTTTGCGGCTCGATATCGGAATTCTGCTGGAGCGTGTCGTCAGGTGGAATGCTGGAGCACGAGCACTCGTGCAGGCAGCGGCTCTAGAGCGACAATTTACGACACCGATGTTCAGGCGCGGCGAGTCGCGCGAGGAATTGATCGGAACACAGTTTGAAACGCAGGCTTATCGTTGGCGAACCGTAGACTTCAATCGGGCGCTGGCACGGGTGGTTCGAAAACTGAATTTGACTTCAAACAATGGCGAACCGTTAATGCTTACGCCCCGGCGTCTGCGTTATACGTTCGCGACCAGGCTCGTTCAGGATGGTGCATCGCCTGCGATACTCGCGGATGCGCTAGATCACACCGACCTCCAACATGTCATGGTGTACTACAACGCACGCTCGGACATTGTTGTGAAGCTTGACCTGCACGTTGCCATGAAACTCGCTCCCTATGCTCAATCCTTCATGGGCGTCGTTGTACAGCGCGAAGCGGACGCGACTCGTGGCAGCGATCCTGCAAGCCGTGTAAAGCACTTTGATAAAGACCACGGCAAGCTCTCAGACCTCGGCTCATGCGGAAGCTTTGGATTTTGCGGATTGGCCGCACCCATAGCCTGTTACACGTGCGCGCGATTCCAGGCTTGGCTGGAAGCTCCGCACGAAGAAGTGCTCAATGCATTGTTGGCCGACCGGGACGCGCATCTTCAGCGAGGTGCTGATCCCAAGATGACGCAGGCGAGAGACTTGACGATCACAGCGGTAGCGACGGTCGTCCAACTTTGCAAGCGCATGAAGGAGGCAGATACAAATGCATGA
- a CDS encoding helix-turn-helix domain-containing protein, with product MSVDPKNCRLVSVFAENVRRKRVALGLSQEALAERAGVHRTYVGMLERGEKNVTIYNIERIAEALSVEAASLLKRRR from the coding sequence ATGTCCGTCGACCCCAAAAATTGCCGTCTCGTCTCCGTCTTCGCCGAAAATGTTAGGCGAAAGCGTGTTGCACTCGGCCTCTCTCAAGAGGCACTTGCAGAAAGAGCTGGCGTGCACCGCACTTATGTTGGAATGTTGGAGCGAGGTGAGAAGAACGTGACGATTTACAACATCGAGCGGATCGCTGAGGCCCTATCGGTTGAAGCTGCATCCCTGTTGAAAAGGCGCAGGTAA
- a CDS encoding recombinase family protein: MNKIRAEHLSRLAYVYVRQSTLDQVQHNRESQLRQYGLADRARVLGWPEVTVIDDDLGRSGSGIHRPGFERLLAALCSGAVGAVFCIEASRLARNGRDWHTLLEFCRLVGTILVDEDGVYDPREPNDRLLLGMKGTLSEMELSTFRQRSQAALDQKAKRGELFMTAPIGYMRVPNNRIEKDPDLRIREALDLVFRKFREFGSVRQVLIWFRQERIELPAASYGPEGRYIVWKLPVYNTLWHVLTNPTYGGAYAFGKTKTIVRIESGRKRLYSGTHVNREEWQVLIVEHHAGYISWDEYDSNRKLITDNANMKGNMVRGAVKRGGSLLAGLIRCGHCGRKLHVAYSGTKGDIGRYSCQGSMINHGGPRCISFGALRVDQRVAEEVLHRLEPLGIRASLDAIERKRLSEDERVRHKELALEQARYEAARARRQYDAIDPDNRLVASELERRWNDALATQAQRQCELDALREQPADSLSAAARDELMRLGTDLPRLWNHPASAIEIKKRILRTVLKEIVVTKQDHTIRALLHWQGGDHTELEFETNRTGQHRWATDVETIDIVRALARTLADQGIAAVVNRLGKRTAKGLSWTAARICILRKDHAIAAYREGERQERNELNVTEVAALLGISTPTVFRLIRIKRLPATQACLGAPWILRRVDVETFITARSAIEGPQSADPNQLSIDLQ; the protein is encoded by the coding sequence ATGAACAAGATCCGCGCTGAGCATCTCTCGCGCCTCGCCTATGTCTACGTTCGTCAGTCGACGCTGGACCAGGTGCAGCACAATCGTGAGAGCCAGTTACGTCAGTATGGACTTGCCGATCGTGCCCGCGTGCTCGGCTGGCCTGAGGTGACGGTCATCGATGACGACCTGGGCCGCTCAGGCTCGGGTATCCATCGGCCCGGCTTCGAGCGCTTGCTGGCCGCCCTTTGTAGCGGCGCGGTGGGCGCAGTATTCTGTATCGAAGCGTCCCGGCTCGCGCGCAACGGGCGTGACTGGCACACGTTGCTCGAATTCTGTCGGCTCGTCGGAACGATCCTGGTGGATGAAGATGGTGTATATGATCCGCGCGAGCCTAACGACCGCCTGCTGCTGGGCATGAAGGGCACGTTATCCGAGATGGAACTCTCGACGTTTCGTCAACGCTCCCAAGCCGCGCTGGATCAGAAGGCCAAGCGCGGGGAGTTGTTCATGACCGCACCGATTGGGTACATGCGTGTTCCGAACAACCGCATCGAGAAGGATCCGGATCTACGTATTCGTGAAGCGCTCGATCTGGTGTTTCGGAAGTTTCGCGAGTTTGGTAGTGTGAGGCAGGTTTTAATCTGGTTTCGACAGGAGCGCATTGAGCTACCGGCGGCAAGCTATGGTCCGGAGGGCCGTTATATTGTCTGGAAACTACCGGTCTATAACACCCTGTGGCATGTCCTGACGAATCCCACCTACGGCGGGGCATACGCGTTCGGCAAGACCAAGACGATTGTGCGCATTGAGAGCGGTCGCAAGCGGCTGTACAGCGGCACGCACGTCAATCGCGAAGAATGGCAGGTCTTGATCGTCGAACACCACGCGGGATACATTAGCTGGGACGAGTACGATAGCAATCGCAAATTGATCACCGACAACGCCAACATGAAGGGCAATATGGTCCGGGGTGCGGTCAAACGCGGCGGTTCGCTGTTGGCCGGTCTCATCCGCTGCGGCCATTGCGGTCGCAAACTGCACGTCGCGTATTCAGGCACCAAGGGCGACATCGGCCGCTATAGCTGTCAGGGCAGCATGATCAATCATGGCGGCCCACGCTGCATCTCGTTCGGTGCGTTGCGCGTAGACCAACGCGTCGCTGAGGAAGTTCTACACCGACTTGAACCATTGGGCATTCGCGCATCGCTGGACGCCATTGAGCGCAAGCGCCTGAGTGAGGATGAGCGAGTCCGGCACAAGGAACTGGCGCTCGAACAGGCACGTTATGAAGCTGCTCGGGCGCGTCGGCAGTACGATGCGATCGATCCCGATAACCGGCTGGTAGCCTCCGAGCTTGAGCGTCGGTGGAACGACGCGTTGGCAACACAAGCGCAGCGGCAGTGCGAACTGGATGCGCTGCGCGAGCAGCCTGCAGACTCACTCAGCGCCGCCGCGCGCGACGAGCTCATGAGATTGGGAACTGACCTGCCCAGGTTGTGGAATCACCCTGCCAGTGCCATCGAAATCAAGAAACGTATCTTGCGCACCGTGCTCAAAGAGATTGTCGTCACCAAGCAGGACCACACCATCCGGGCGCTCCTACACTGGCAAGGGGGCGATCACACCGAGCTCGAATTCGAAACGAATCGGACCGGTCAACATCGCTGGGCCACTGACGTCGAAACGATCGACATCGTTCGAGCCTTGGCGAGAACGCTTGCAGACCAAGGCATCGCTGCTGTCGTTAATCGTTTAGGCAAACGCACGGCGAAAGGACTTTCATGGACAGCGGCGCGAATTTGTATCTTGCGCAAAGACCATGCGATAGCCGCTTATCGCGAGGGAGAGCGGCAAGAGCGCAATGAACTGAATGTGACGGAAGTCGCGGCGCTATTAGGCATCAGTACACCGACCGTCTTCCGGCTGATCCGCATCAAGCGATTGCCTGCCACGCAGGCGTGTCTTGGCGCACCGTGGATTTTACGGCGCGTCGATGTCGAAACGTTTATCACAGCAAGAAGTGCCATCGAGGGTCCGCAATCAGCTGACCCGAATCAACTATCCATTGATCTTCAATAA
- a CDS encoding ATP-binding protein: MNAPAHDGGRLALMLNELRLPTIGRLWPEFAERSDKEGWQATRLLGALLEHELAERAKRRIERHRTESQMDPTKTLATFDFSAVPMVSKAHVTALATGESWLEKGATVLLFGPPGHET; encoded by the coding sequence ATGAACGCGCCCGCACATGATGGTGGCCGCCTGGCCCTGATGCTCAACGAGCTGCGCTTGCCAACGATCGGCAGGTTGTGGCCCGAGTTCGCGGAGCGCTCGGACAAGGAAGGCTGGCAGGCCACGCGACTGCTTGGCGCACTGCTTGAGCACGAGCTGGCTGAGCGCGCCAAACGACGCATCGAGCGGCACCGCACCGAGTCGCAGATGGACCCGACCAAGACGCTCGCCACCTTCGACTTCAGCGCCGTGCCAATGGTCTCGAAGGCCCATGTCACGGCGCTGGCCACCGGCGAGTCATGGCTGGAGAAAGGCGCCACGGTCCTTCTGTTCGGGCCACCTGGACACGAGACATAA